A single genomic interval of Terriglobales bacterium harbors:
- the rho gene encoding transcription termination factor Rho, whose product MTIAELKEKNIQELTQIARGLELPGAGGLRKQDLIFKILQAQSEKEGHIFAEGVLEILPDGYGFLRSPDYNYLPGPDDIYVSPSQIRKFDLRTGDTISGQVRPPHEGEKYFALVKIEAVNFESPEEARNKVLFDNLTPLYPEERVKLETTKDNICARVMDLLTPIGKGQRGLIVSPPRAGKTMLLQNIANSITTNHPEVVLIVLLIDERPEEVTDMQRSVKGEVISSTFDEPAARHVQVAEMVIEKAKRLVEHRKDVVILLDSITRLARAYNTVVPPSGKILSGGVDSNALQRPKRFFGSARNIEEGGSLTIVATALVDTGSRMDDVIFEEFKGTGNMEIILERKLVDKRVFPAIDIQRSGTRKEELLIPKDDLARIWVLRKVLNPLSPVEAMELLIDKLGKTKANSEFLGNMASL is encoded by the coding sequence ATGACCATCGCAGAACTGAAAGAAAAAAACATCCAGGAACTCACCCAGATTGCGCGTGGGCTTGAGCTGCCCGGCGCCGGAGGCCTGCGCAAGCAGGACCTGATTTTCAAGATTCTGCAGGCACAGAGCGAGAAAGAAGGTCACATTTTCGCCGAGGGCGTGCTGGAGATCCTGCCGGACGGCTACGGCTTCCTGCGCTCGCCTGATTACAACTACCTGCCGGGCCCGGACGACATCTACGTCTCGCCTTCGCAGATCCGCAAGTTCGACCTGCGTACCGGCGACACCATCAGCGGGCAAGTGCGCCCGCCGCACGAGGGTGAAAAGTACTTCGCCCTGGTGAAGATCGAAGCGGTGAACTTCGAGTCACCCGAGGAAGCCCGCAACAAGGTCCTGTTCGACAACCTGACCCCTCTCTATCCGGAAGAGCGCGTGAAGCTGGAGACCACGAAAGACAACATCTGTGCCCGCGTGATGGACCTGCTCACGCCCATCGGCAAGGGCCAGCGGGGGCTCATTGTTTCCCCGCCGCGCGCCGGCAAGACCATGCTGCTGCAGAACATCGCCAACTCCATCACGACCAATCACCCCGAGGTTGTGCTGATCGTGCTGCTCATTGATGAGCGCCCCGAGGAAGTCACCGACATGCAACGTTCGGTCAAGGGCGAAGTCATATCGTCCACGTTCGACGAGCCTGCTGCTCGCCACGTGCAGGTGGCAGAAATGGTGATTGAGAAGGCCAAGCGCCTGGTCGAGCACCGGAAGGACGTGGTCATTCTGCTCGACTCCATCACCCGCCTGGCGCGGGCCTACAACACCGTGGTACCGCCGTCGGGGAAGATCCTGTCGGGCGGAGTGGATTCGAACGCCCTTCAGCGCCCCAAGCGCTTCTTCGGCTCCGCCCGCAACATCGAAGAGGGCGGCTCACTGACCATCGTGGCCACGGCCCTGGTCGACACCGGCTCGCGCATGGACGACGTGATCTTCGAGGAGTTCAAAGGCACGGGCAACATGGAGATCATCCTGGAGCGCAAACTGGTGGACAAGCGCGTCTTCCCGGCCATCGACATCCAGCGCTCCGGCACGCGCAAGGAAGAATTGCTCATCCCCAAGGATGATTTGGCTCGCATCTGGGTGCTGCGCAAGGTGCTGAACCCGCTCTCGCCGGTCGAGGCCATGGAGCTGCTCATCGACAAGCTGGGCAAGACCAAGGCCAACAGCGAGTTCCTCGGCAACATGGCTTCGCTGTAG
- a CDS encoding arginine deiminase-related protein has product MNRVLFCPPTYFDVLEVKNPFMQNAAPVDKNLAMRQWEEVRRAFSRVGFTLETIEPVPGLEDMVFSNNPVFVGVHADVGPFVVPSRMRHPSRQPEVSHYVAWFRARGYRVVELDYGEEYLEGHGDLLWDANFTHVWAGHGFRSTRGGVQKFTAVMDEMGIEVVPLELADPRFYHLDTCLAPLAPGAVLIYPGAFTDTALRAIRRKSLRIYEVNLDEALRFVCNGVSANRSFITPQLTPSLKFALLNERLEPLCVATSEFEKSGGSVCCLKLFLE; this is encoded by the coding sequence GTCCACCGACTTATTTCGACGTTCTGGAAGTGAAAAATCCGTTCATGCAGAACGCGGCCCCGGTGGACAAGAACTTGGCGATGCGTCAGTGGGAAGAGGTACGCAGAGCGTTTTCTCGGGTCGGCTTCACGCTTGAGACCATCGAGCCCGTACCCGGCCTTGAGGATATGGTTTTCTCCAACAACCCGGTCTTCGTCGGCGTTCACGCGGACGTCGGCCCGTTTGTGGTGCCCAGTCGCATGCGACACCCCTCGCGCCAACCCGAGGTGTCGCATTACGTCGCCTGGTTCCGCGCCCGCGGGTACCGTGTCGTTGAACTGGACTACGGCGAGGAATACCTCGAGGGCCACGGCGATCTCCTTTGGGACGCGAACTTCACCCACGTCTGGGCCGGCCACGGCTTTCGCTCCACCCGCGGCGGTGTGCAGAAGTTCACAGCAGTCATGGACGAGATGGGCATCGAGGTCGTACCCCTCGAACTCGCCGACCCCCGCTTCTACCATCTCGACACCTGCCTGGCTCCGCTGGCGCCGGGCGCAGTCCTTATTTATCCCGGGGCTTTCACAGACACGGCATTGCGGGCGATTCGGCGTAAGTCCTTGCGGATCTACGAGGTCAACCTGGACGAGGCACTGCGCTTTGTTTGTAATGGAGTATCGGCAAACCGGTCCTTTATTACTCCACAGTTAACTCCCAGCCTCAAGTTCGCCCTGCTGAACGAGCGTCTGGAGCCGTTGTGCGTTGCCACATCCGAGTTCGAGAAGTCGGGCGGGAGCGTGTGCTGCCTAAAACTATTTTTAGAATGA